One part of the Humulus lupulus chromosome 9, drHumLupu1.1, whole genome shotgun sequence genome encodes these proteins:
- the LOC133801467 gene encoding cation/H(+) antiporter 20-like: MAVNITSIKTASNGVWQGDNPLNYAFPLLILQTTLILILSRFLAFLLKPLRQPKVIAEIVGGILLGPSAFGRNQEYLHRIFPQWSTPILESVASIGLLFFLFLVGLELDLNSIHRSGRKAFGIAVAGITLPFVCGIGVAFVLRKTIEGADKVGYAPFLVFMGVSLSITAFPVLARILAELKLLTTQLGETAMAAAAFNDLAAWILLALAVALAGDGDGGGGKSPLVSLWVLISGVAFVAFMMLVVQPVMKWVAKRCSSERDVVDEAYICLTLAAVLVSGFITDLIGIHSIFGAFVFGLTIPKGGEFTDRLIERIEDFVSGLLLPLYFASSGLKTNVAKISGGKAWGLLVLVITTACAGKIIGTFVVAMMVMIPVREALTLGVLMNTKGLVELIVLNIGKEKKVLNDEIFAILVLMALFTTFMTTPTVMAIYKPSRRRNSIPTHRKLRDLSMAEEFQDELRILACVHGPGNAPSLISLVESTRSTKKSILKLFIMHLVELTERSSSIIMVQRVRKNGLPFFNVFGRGQWHSRVAGAFQTYGQLGRVSVRPTTAISPLSTMHQDICHVAEEKRVTMIILPFHKQWNGADEESLENMGHGWRGVNQMVLKNSPCSVAVLVDRGFGGSGLQTPGPNTTATQRVCIVFFGGPDDREALLLGGRMAEHPAVKVTVVRFVNKDGLDGDGVTLKPSPNKNTEISYSFSTATMNRPIEKELDETAVTEFRNRWDAGIAEYVEKMATSNIVEEVLEIGHNKDYDLIVVGKGRFPSNMVAELADRHAEHPELGPIGDILASSGQGLACSVLVIQQHDLAHTEEVPASMVVSTVQTNTTSSSGNNSVKEVSRDVV; encoded by the exons ATGGCGGTGAACATAACTTCCATCAAAACGGCGTCGAATGGAGTATGGCAAGGGGACAATCCTCTAAACTATGCCTTCCCTCTTTTGATACTTCAAACCACTTTGATTCTCATCCTCAGTCGCTTCCTTGCCTTTCTTCTCAAGCCCCTTCGCCAACCTAAAGTCATCGCCGAGATTGTC GGTGGAATTTTGCTGGGACCCTCAGCCTTTGGACGAAACCAGGAATACTTACACCGCATATTCCCCCAATGGAGCACTCCCATACTGGAGTCCGTCGCAAGCATCGGACTACTCTTCTTTCTCTTCCTCGTCGGCTTAGAGCTCGACCTCAACTCCATCCACCGTAGCGGTCGGAAAGCCTTTGGCATAGCCGTAGCCGGGATAACTCTCCCTTTCGTTTGTGGCATCGGCGTTGCTTTTGTCCTCCGCAAAACCATCGAAGGAGCGGACAAAGTCGGTTACGCTCCATTCCTCGTCTTCATGGGGGTGTCTCTCTCCATCACCGCCTTCCCCGTCCTCGCCCGCATTCTGGCTGAGCTCAAACTTCTTACCACCCAGCTTGGGGAGACCGCCATGGCCGCCGCTGCTTTCAACGATCTAGCTGCGTGGATCCTCCTTGCTCTGGCCGTGGCCTTGGCCGGTGACGGAGACGGTGGGGGCGGAAAAAGCCCCTTGGTATCGCTCTGGGTGTTGATATCGGGGGTGGCTTTCGTGGCGTTTATGATGCTGGTGGTCCAACCGGTCATGAAATGGGTGGCCAAGCGATGCTCTTCGGAGCGCGACGTGGTCGACGAGGCGTACATCTGCTTGACACTGGCAGCGGTCTTGGTGTCCGGGTTCATCACCGACCTCATCGGAATCCATTCCATATTCGGGGCCTTCGTTTTCGGGTTGACTATTCCGAAGGGTGGGGAGTTCACAGACAGGCTGATCGAGAGGATTGAGGACTTCGTGTCCGGGCTGCTGCTGCCGCTTTACTTTGCCTCGAGTGGGTTGAAGACCAACGTGGCTAAGATCAGTGGCGGGAAGGCGTGGGGGCTGTTGGTGCTTGTTATCACCACCGCCTGCGCCGGGAAGATCATCGGCACATTCGTCGTCGCCATGATGGTTATGATTCCAGTTAGGGAAGCCCTCACTCTCGGCGTCCTCATGAACACCAAAGGCTTGGTTGAGCTTATAGTTCTCAACATTGGCAAGGAGAAAAAG GTACTGAATGACGAAATATTTGCTATACTAGTGTTGATGGCCCTCTTTACAACTTTCATGACAACACCGACGGTGATGGCCATCTACAAGCCATCCCGCCGCCGCAACTCCATTCCCACCCACCGCAAGCTCCGTGACCTGTCGATGGCTGAGGAATTCCAAGACGAGCTCAGAATCCTGGCCTGCGTTCACGGCCCCGGCAATGCGCCGTCCCTCATCAGCCTCGTGGAGTCCACACGCAGCACGAAGAAGTCGATTCTCAAGCTCTTCATCATGCATCTTGTGGAGCTAACGGAGCGCTCCTCCTCCATCATTATGGTCCAGCGAGTCCGCAAGAAcggcctccccttcttcaacgtTTTCGGCCGCGGCCAGTGGCACAGCCGCGTTGCCGGGGCATTCCAGACCTACGGCCAACTCGGCCGAGTCTCCGTCCGACCCACCACTGCCATCTCGCCACTCTCCACCATGCACCAGGACATCTGCCACGTTGCGGAGGAGAAGCGTGTTACCATGATCATCCTCCCCTTTCACAAGCAATGGAATGGCGCTGATGAGGAGTCCTTGGAAAACATGGGCCATGGCTGGAGAGGAGTCAACCAGATGGTGTTGAAGAACTCGCCTTGCTCAGTGGCTGTGTTAGTAGACCGTGGCTTTGGTGGCTCAGGCCTTCAAACTCCGGGTCCTAATACTACTGCGACCCAAAGGGTCTGCATTGTGTTCTTTGGTGGACCCGACGATCGTGAGGCCTTGTTGTTGGGTGGCAGGATGGCGGAGCATCCTGCAGTTAAGGTGACCGTTGTGAGGTTCGTTAACAAAGATGGATTGGATGGGGATGGTGTTACATTAAAGCCGTCGCCAAACAAGAACACCGAGATTAGCTATAGCTTCTCCACCGCCACAATGAACAGACCGATTGAGAAG GAACTGGATGAGACAGCAGTGACAGAGTTCAGAAATAGGTGGGATGCTGGGATAGCAGAGTACGTAGAGAAAATGGCGACGAGCAACATCGTAGAGGAGGTCTTAGAGATAGGGCACAACAAAGATTATGACCTTATAGTAGTCGGGAAGGGTCGGTTCCCGTCTAACATGGTGGCAGAATTAGCAGACCGGCATGCAGAGCACCCAGAATTAGGGCCAATCGGAGACATTTTGGCTTCGTCAGGGCAGGGCCTGGCCTGTTCTGTGTTGGTCATTCAACAACATGACTTAGCTCACACCGAAGAGGTGCCAGCCTCAATGGTGGTTAGCACAGTACAGACTAATACTactagtagtagtggtaataATTCTGTCAAAGAGGTCTCAAGAGACGTTGTGTAG
- the LOC133801468 gene encoding cation/H(+) antiporter 20-like — MMPNTTTIESPAMIKTSSGGAWQGDNPLSYAFPLLIVQTILVLLVSRFLALLLKPLRQPGVIAEILGGILLGPSALGRNQNFLKWVFPSWSLPILESVSSIGLLFFLFLVGLELDLSSIRRSGRRAFTIALAGISLPFIFGVGVTFLIRQAIKGEEKVGFAQCLVFMGVSLSITAFPVLARILAELKLLTTQVGETAMAAAAFNDVAAWILLAFAEALAEGNDNNNNNNNKESSPLVSIWVLLSGVVFVAFMMLAVRPLMNWVSKQCASQQESVDEAYICLTLAGVMASGFTTDMIGIHSIFGAFVFGLTIPTGGEFAGRLIKRIEDFVSGLLLPLYFASSGLKTDVTKIRGTESWVMLLLVISMSSAGKILGTFVVAMLCMIPARDSLALGVLMNTKGLVELIVLNIGKERKVLTDEMFAILVTMALVTTFMTTPTIMAIYKSKPPSQIYSSSSAQTTSTSKLNKQKESQLRIMVCVHGPGSLPSLVNLIDLLQNSPLKLYVMHLVELTDRSSSIMMVRRARKNGFPFVDRFCRGGSALQNQDQVAAAFEAYSLVHSQVSVRHTTAISGLSSMHEDILHVAQAKRVSMIILSSPADLGNGWRGVNRRVLKTAPCSVAVFVDRGFGLRSESDQMLFASSSTSSSRSETTTKIPKKKVCVLFLGGPDDREALGLAARMTQHKDVMVTVVRLISRCCDEHQHNKRYSCSISIVNYEEEKELDEVAMTELKTKSSEVELIEKVVENDITETVKSIGQSMVYELVIAGKERFPLSMVHPLNQIIDDQAELGPIGDALASAQYGISCSVLVVQQHTAPLLLSNKDGIIVMDKNEEPSLV; from the exons ATGATGCCAAACACAACAACGATCGAAAGCCCTGCGATGATCAAGACCTCATCTGGCGGAGCCTGGCAAGGCGATAATCCTCTTAGCTATGCCTTCCCTCTGCTAATAGTTCAAACCATTTTGGTTCTCCTCGTGAGTCGCTTCCTAGCTCTCCTTCTCAAGCCACTCCGCCAACCTGGAGTCATTGCCGAGATTTTA GGTGGGATTTTGCTCGGACCATCGGCGCTAGGACGCAACCAAAATTTCTTGAAATGGGTTTTTCCTTCGTGGAGTCTTCCCATTCTGGAATCTGTGTCCAGCATAGGCCTCCTCTTTTTTCTCTTCCTGGTTGGTCTTGAACTCGACTTGTCATCCATCCGCCGAAGCGGCCGCCGAGCTTTCACCATAGCTCTGGCCGGTATATCCCTTCCTTTCATATTCGGCGTGGGAGTCACCTTTCTCATCCGCCAAGCCATCAAGGGAGAGGAAAAAGTCGGCTTTGCTCAGTGCCTAGTGTTCATGGGAGTTTCACTCTCCATAACAGCTTTCCCTGTCCTGGCCCGCATCTTAGCCGAGCTCAAGCTCCTCACCACTCAAGTTGGAGAGACGGCCATGGCGGCAGCAGCCTTCAATGATGTCGCCGCCTGGATTTTACTAGCTTTCGCTGAAGCACTCGCCGAAGggaatgacaataataataataataacaataaagagAGCAGTCCCTTGGTCTCGATCTGGGTTCTGTTATCGGGCGTAGTGTTCGTGGCTTTCATGATGCTCGCGGTTCGACCCTTGATGAACTGGGTGTCAAAGCAATGCGCATCCCAGCAGGAATCTGTGGACGAAGCTTATATATGTTTGACTTTGGCAGGGGTGATGGCGTCGGGTTTCACGACGGACATGATCGGAATCCATTCGATATTCGGAGCATTCGTTTTTGGGCTGACGATTCCGACAGGGGGTGAGTTCGCAGGGAGACTGATAAAAAGGATCGAGGATTTCGTGTCGGGATTACTACTGCCGCTCTACTTCGCGTCGAGCGGGCTAAAGACGGACGTGACAAAGATAAGAGGGACAGAGTCGTGGGTGATGCTGCTGCTGGTCATATCGATGTCGTCCGCTGGCAAGATTTTGGGAACGTTTGTGGTGGCCATGCTCTGTATGATTCCGGCCAGAGATTCTTTGGCTTTGGGAGTGCTTATGAATACCAAAGGTTTGGTCGAGCTTATTGTTCTCAATATCGGCAAGGAGAGGAag GTCCTAACCGACGAGATGTTCGCCATTTTGGTGACGATGGCCTTAGTTACGACCTTCATGACGACACCAACAATCATGGCCATCTACAAGTCCAAGCCCCCATCACAAATATACTCTTCTAGTAGTGCCCAAACCACTTCAACTTCAAAGCTAAACAAACAGAAGGAGAGCCAGCTGCGAATCATGGTTTGCGTCCACGGACCCGGAAGCCTACCCTCCCTCGTCAACCTCATCGATTTACTCCAAAATTCACCGCTCAAGCTTTATGTCATGCACCTTGTCGAGCTCACTGACCGTTCTTCCTCCATCATGATGGTCCGCCGAGCTCGCAAGAACGGCTTTCCCTTCGTTGACCGATTCTGCCGAGGCGGCTCTGCGTTGCAGAACCAAGACCAAGTCGCTGCGGCGTTCGAGGCCTACAGCCTAGTCCACAGCCAAGTCAGCGTTCGCCATACGACGGCCATTTCAGGGCTATCCTCCATGCACGAGGACATACTTCATGTGGCTCAAGCCAAGAGGGTGTCGATGATAATTTTGTCGTCCCCGGCGGATTTGGGAAATGGTTGGAGAGGGGTCAACCGGAGGGTGCTGAAGACCGCACCGTGCTCGGTCGCCGTGTTTGTGGACCGCGGCTTCGGATTGAGGTCTGAGTCTGATCAGATGCTTTTTGCTTCTTCTAGTACATCTAGTAGTAGGTCTGAAACAACTACCAAGATCCCAAAGAAGAAGGTGTGCGTTTTGTTTTTGGGAGGACCTGACGATCGCGAGGCCTTGGGGTTGGCTGCTAGGATGACTCAACATAAGGATGTAATGGTCACTGTGGTCAGATTAATAAGCAGATGTTGTGATGAGCACCAACATAATAAAAGATATAGTTGCTCAATCTCCATCGTGAATTATGAGGAGGAGAAG GAGCTCGATGAGGTTGCCATGACTGAATTGAAGACGAAGTCTTCAGAAGTTGAGTTGATAGAAAAGGTGGTGGAGAATGACATAACAGAGACGGTGAAGAGCATAGGACAGAGTATGGTGTACGAGTTGGTTATTGCTGGAAAGGAACGGTTTCCATTAAGCATGGTACATCCATTGAATCAGATTATTGATGACCAAGCTGAGTTGGGGCCCATAGGAGACGCATTAGCTTCTGCCCAATATGGCATTTCTTGCTCTGTCCTTGTTGTGCAACAACATACGGCGCCACTACTGCTGTCCAACAAGGATGGGATAATCGTAATGGACAAAAATGAGGAACCATCTCTTGTGTGA